The Limnochorda sp. LNt genome includes a region encoding these proteins:
- a CDS encoding cytochrome c3 family protein yields the protein MQPIDCQACHTDSFDLRIAGSTPMLPSGFAAKGVGDGALCMSCHNSRNGAIAWDAADPGRYTAPHHSVQADVIMGKNVYFVDYGDAYVSAHAAFTGDSCVTCHMKMGGGHTFQASPDSCATCHGAGYRAEMVQRPVQVLLDETAAAISQRFVTQFAARVREVGAWDPQTDETRTVAIDGRRIVAVAPTGIHGQMGLAITMQDGTVLYAQLAQIKGADGKPVVATSDPFVRALWNYMVVLWDGSMGVHNPTFVRTVLTATQEALR from the coding sequence GTGCAGCCCATCGACTGCCAGGCGTGCCACACCGACAGCTTCGACCTGCGCATCGCCGGCTCGACGCCCATGCTGCCCTCCGGCTTCGCCGCGAAGGGCGTCGGTGACGGTGCCTTGTGCATGAGCTGCCACAACTCCCGTAACGGTGCCATCGCGTGGGACGCCGCCGACCCCGGCCGCTACACGGCGCCTCATCACTCGGTGCAGGCGGACGTCATCATGGGCAAGAACGTCTACTTCGTCGACTACGGCGATGCCTACGTCTCGGCCCACGCGGCCTTCACGGGCGACTCGTGCGTCACCTGCCACATGAAGATGGGTGGGGGCCACACCTTCCAGGCCTCGCCCGACAGCTGCGCCACCTGCCACGGTGCCGGCTACCGGGCCGAGATGGTGCAGCGGCCGGTCCAGGTGCTCCTGGACGAGACGGCGGCGGCCATCAGCCAGCGGTTCGTGACGCAGTTCGCGGCCAGGGTGCGCGAGGTCGGCGCCTGGGATCCGCAGACCGACGAGACACGCACGGTAGCCATCGACGGCAGGCGCATCGTCGCCGTCGCGCCGACGGGCATCCACGGGCAGATGGGCTTGGCGATCACCATGCAGGACGGCACGGTGCTGTACGCCCAGCTGGCCCAGATCAAGGGGGCCGACGGCAAGCCCGTCGTCGCCACCTCCGACCCCTTCGTCCGTGCCCTGTGGAACTACATGGTCGTCCTCTGGGACGGCTCGATGGGCGTCCACAATCCGACGTTCGTGCGGACGGTCCTGACGGCGACGCAGGAGGCGCTGCGCTGA
- a CDS encoding tetratricopeptide repeat protein — protein MRLDVSARRMRVSMRGRLVWALVALAAIGAPGVRAAADPAGAAERVAQADALYESARSLEELQRAYGLYKEALEADPQSYEAAWKAGRAAWQLAELVPKPERRPLLEEGERLARRATEIDPRGVDGHYWYGVLIGRVGEERGVLVSLFLVDDVLREMETVLELDPTHAGAHHVLSVLYRVVPGRPLSVGDKRKAVQHAELSVRYAPDDLLYRLGLAEAYHAAGDRASAVRVLREVLAMPEQDPVNDARTKERARQLLQELGETT, from the coding sequence ATGCGGTTGGACGTGTCGGCGCGTCGGATGCGGGTCTCGATGAGGGGGCGGCTCGTGTGGGCCCTGGTGGCCCTGGCCGCCATCGGCGCCCCGGGTGTGAGGGCCGCGGCGGACCCGGCCGGAGCGGCCGAGAGGGTGGCCCAGGCCGATGCGCTCTACGAGTCGGCCCGCAGCCTGGAGGAGCTCCAGAGGGCGTACGGCCTCTACAAGGAGGCCCTCGAGGCCGACCCGCAGTCGTACGAGGCCGCATGGAAGGCCGGCCGCGCCGCCTGGCAGCTGGCCGAGCTGGTGCCCAAGCCCGAGCGGCGTCCCCTCCTGGAGGAGGGCGAGCGCCTGGCCCGGCGGGCCACCGAGATCGACCCCCGCGGAGTGGACGGCCATTACTGGTACGGCGTGCTCATCGGTCGGGTCGGGGAGGAGCGGGGGGTCCTCGTCAGCCTCTTCCTGGTCGACGACGTGCTGCGGGAGATGGAGACGGTGCTGGAGCTGGATCCGACCCACGCGGGGGCGCACCACGTGTTGAGCGTCCTCTATCGGGTGGTGCCGGGCCGTCCGCTCTCCGTCGGCGACAAGCGCAAGGCGGTGCAGCACGCGGAGCTCTCGGTGAGGTATGCTCCTGACGACCTCCTCTATCGCCTCGGCCTGGCGGAGGCGTATCATGCCGCTGGCGACCGAGCATCCGCGGTACGGGTCTTGCGGGAGGTCCTGGCCATGCCCGAGCAGGATCCGGTCAACGACGCCCGCACCAAGGAGCGAGCCCGCCAGCTCCTGCAGGAGCTGGGCGAGACCACCTGA
- the murQ gene encoding N-acetylmuramic acid 6-phosphate etherase — protein sequence MPSPLHDLTTESHNPLSRDLDRLSSFEIARLMNQEDALVALAVRDELPAIARAIDLAAATLASGGRVVYVGAGTSGRLGMLDASEWHPTFGVDPDVVRVILAGGPQAVHSPVEDAEDDEQEGYRRVRETVRSGDLVVGLAASGRTPFVVGALRAARDVGARTVSIACNRPSPIEALADVAIAPVVGPEVLAGSTRLKAGTAQKMVLNMISTGAMVRLGKVYRNLMVDMLATNDKLRRRALRMVRAATGCTEEQAADALSRAGMHVKTAIVMLLAGVGVEEARARLVAAGGFVRRAVQE from the coding sequence ATGCCTTCGCCGCTGCACGATCTGACGACCGAATCCCACAACCCACTGAGCCGTGATCTCGACCGCCTCTCTTCCTTCGAGATCGCCCGCCTAATGAACCAGGAGGACGCGCTGGTGGCGCTGGCCGTGCGCGACGAGCTGCCGGCCATCGCCCGCGCCATCGATCTGGCCGCCGCCACCCTCGCGTCTGGGGGCCGGGTCGTCTACGTCGGCGCCGGCACCAGCGGCCGCCTGGGCATGCTGGATGCCTCGGAGTGGCACCCCACCTTCGGCGTCGATCCCGACGTCGTGCGGGTCATCCTGGCCGGAGGTCCTCAGGCGGTCCACAGTCCGGTGGAGGACGCCGAGGACGACGAGCAGGAGGGGTATCGCAGGGTGCGGGAGACGGTGCGCTCTGGCGACCTGGTGGTGGGGCTGGCCGCCAGCGGGCGCACGCCCTTCGTCGTCGGGGCCCTGCGAGCGGCGCGGGATGTGGGCGCCCGGACGGTCTCCATCGCGTGCAACCGGCCCAGTCCGATCGAAGCCCTGGCCGACGTGGCCATCGCCCCGGTGGTGGGCCCCGAGGTGCTGGCCGGCTCCACCCGCCTCAAGGCCGGGACCGCCCAGAAGATGGTGCTCAACATGATCTCCACGGGCGCCATGGTGCGGCTGGGCAAGGTCTACCGCAACCTCATGGTCGACATGCTCGCGACCAACGACAAGCTGCGGCGCCGCGCCCTGCGGATGGTGCGGGCCGCCACCGGTTGCACGGAGGAGCAGGCCGCCGATGCTCTCTCCCGGGCCGGGATGCACGTCAAGACCGCCATCGTCATGCTCCTGGCCGGTGTGGGGGTCGAGGAGGCCAGGGCGCGGCTTGTGGCAGCCGGAGGCTTCGTGCGGCGGGCCGTGCAGGAGTGA
- a CDS encoding YwiC-like family protein has protein sequence MSALLPKRLLPREHGVWFMWLVPALLGALLGGPHPAHLLVLLSAFAVHLASHAALEAVREGERGAPWWRWAAGTGAVAVALLAYPLWRFPVIVLFGAAAVLAFALNLYSARRRQERTLLNDALAIAGLELWAPVSYLVGAARLDRDAALLWLLCFVFFMGTAFHVKTVFRERDDPAFKRLSDLVHLGLLGLPALVGVPQMGWAYLPSALRTWLMPRQRRLRPLTVGLVEIANAVLFMLLVVGLWPA, from the coding sequence ATGAGCGCCCTTCTCCCCAAGCGGCTCCTGCCCCGGGAGCATGGCGTCTGGTTCATGTGGCTGGTGCCGGCCCTCCTGGGGGCCCTGCTGGGCGGGCCTCACCCGGCGCACCTGCTGGTGCTGCTCTCCGCCTTCGCGGTGCACCTGGCGTCGCATGCGGCCCTCGAGGCCGTACGTGAGGGCGAGCGGGGCGCACCCTGGTGGCGGTGGGCCGCCGGCACGGGGGCCGTCGCCGTCGCGCTGCTGGCGTACCCCCTCTGGCGCTTCCCGGTCATCGTCCTGTTCGGAGCGGCGGCAGTGCTGGCCTTCGCGCTCAACCTCTACTCCGCCAGGCGTCGCCAGGAGCGGACGCTCCTCAACGACGCCCTGGCCATCGCCGGACTCGAGCTGTGGGCGCCGGTCTCGTACCTGGTGGGGGCCGCTCGCCTCGATAGGGACGCCGCGTTGCTGTGGCTGCTCTGCTTCGTCTTCTTCATGGGGACGGCCTTCCACGTCAAGACCGTCTTTCGCGAGCGGGACGACCCCGCTTTCAAGCGGCTCTCCGACCTGGTGCACCTGGGGCTGCTGGGCCTGCCGGCCCTGGTCGGGGTGCCCCAGATGGGCTGGGCCTACCTGCCGAGCGCGCTGCGTACCTGGCTGATGCCGAGGCAACGGCGGCTGCGCCCGCTCACCGTCGGCCTGGTGGAGATCGCCAACGCCGTGCTCTTCATGCTCCTCGTGGTGGGGCTGTGGCCGGCCTGA
- a CDS encoding YdcF family protein, with translation MTLPGVAVRGRPRRRPRRLLLAASGLAAVALVLLAVHPVLLAALGRWLVVADSPVPADAIVVLGGDWQGRIQQGIRLYREGWAPLLLVTGGMAIAPGRVQADYLAEVARRAGVPSQAILTQRESRSTWEDAALTVGLARERGWRRVLLVTSDWHSRRAAMVFRRVWGPAGVEVRSVPSAEWRFDLERWWQDPDGGETVIIEWIRLVWYWLRARP, from the coding sequence ATGACGCTCCCCGGCGTGGCGGTGCGCGGACGTCCCCGCCGACGGCCCCGGCGCCTGCTGCTGGCTGCCAGCGGCCTCGCGGCGGTGGCGCTGGTGCTGCTCGCGGTCCACCCCGTGCTGCTGGCGGCTCTCGGCCGGTGGCTCGTGGTGGCCGATTCGCCGGTGCCGGCCGACGCCATCGTGGTGCTGGGCGGCGACTGGCAGGGCCGGATCCAGCAGGGCATCCGCCTGTACCGGGAGGGATGGGCGCCGCTCTTGCTCGTGACAGGCGGCATGGCCATCGCCCCCGGACGGGTCCAGGCCGACTACCTGGCCGAGGTCGCACGCCGGGCGGGGGTGCCCTCGCAGGCCATCCTGACGCAGCGAGAGAGCCGCAGCACGTGGGAGGACGCGGCCCTCACCGTCGGGCTCGCCCGTGAGCGGGGGTGGCGACGCGTGCTCCTGGTGACGTCGGACTGGCACAGCCGACGGGCCGCCATGGTCTTCCGGCGGGTCTGGGGCCCCGCGGGCGTGGAGGTGCGCAGCGTACCGAGTGCAGAGTGGCGCTTCGACCTGGAGCGATGGTGGCAGGACCCCGACGGCGGGGAGACGGTGATCATCGAGTGGATCCGGCTGGTCTGGTACTGGCTGCGTGCCCGGCCCTGA
- a CDS encoding MFS transporter: MSPWRKVVYSLGSLGAALPGQVVTTYILFFYVDVLRAPAARIGQMMAIWSLWNAINDPLLGFISDRTRSRWGRRIPYIAAGWLPLAVAFYLLWAPPPGVRESTAGALPWYFLITICAYDFFFTMTVLNWTALFPEMFPQLRERASVSAMRQAWTLVGLALGMALGSTVADALGWDGMGLLFGVITGLALLASLAGAREDPRFGQAQALSLLPALRHTLANFSFVTFALVSFSVQLALAVIQAAIPFYTKYALGLSPLGNTLVLASTFGVMAVTLPLWVRRTNAVGPRRAMLEGVVLFLVSLTGFWLARDLVSAMVAAGVVGLGVSAVLLLLDVLISDVIDEDHLQTGQRREGMYFGMHALILRLNGIAQAAILAFVLTRSGYSPDLAVQPESALIGLRLLVTAVPAAILAITLVWLWLYPLHGTRLSRIREGVRQLRVGASAPQSAS; this comes from the coding sequence GTGTCGCCGTGGCGTAAGGTCGTCTACAGCCTGGGCTCCCTGGGAGCGGCGCTCCCGGGCCAGGTGGTCACCACGTACATCCTCTTCTTCTACGTCGACGTGCTGCGGGCCCCGGCCGCCCGGATCGGCCAGATGATGGCCATCTGGAGCCTGTGGAACGCCATCAACGACCCGCTCTTGGGCTTCATCTCCGACCGGACCCGCAGCCGGTGGGGCCGACGCATCCCCTACATCGCGGCGGGATGGCTCCCGCTCGCGGTCGCCTTCTACCTCCTGTGGGCGCCGCCGCCGGGCGTGCGCGAGTCGACCGCGGGGGCGCTGCCGTGGTACTTCCTGATCACCATCTGCGCCTATGACTTCTTCTTCACCATGACGGTGCTCAACTGGACGGCCCTCTTTCCCGAGATGTTCCCCCAGCTCCGGGAGCGGGCCTCGGTCTCGGCCATGCGGCAGGCGTGGACCCTGGTGGGCCTGGCGCTGGGCATGGCCCTGGGCTCGACGGTGGCCGATGCCCTGGGCTGGGACGGCATGGGCCTGCTCTTCGGCGTCATCACGGGGTTGGCCTTGCTGGCCTCTCTGGCGGGGGCACGTGAGGATCCCCGCTTCGGTCAGGCCCAGGCGCTGAGCCTGTTGCCCGCGCTGCGTCACACCCTGGCCAACTTCTCCTTCGTCACCTTCGCGCTGGTCAGCTTCTCGGTGCAGCTGGCGCTGGCGGTCATCCAGGCGGCCATCCCGTTTTACACCAAGTACGCCCTGGGGCTCTCCCCGCTGGGCAACACCCTGGTGCTGGCCTCGACCTTCGGCGTCATGGCCGTGACGCTGCCCCTCTGGGTGCGCCGCACCAATGCCGTGGGGCCCCGGCGGGCCATGCTGGAGGGGGTGGTGCTCTTCCTGGTCTCGTTGACCGGCTTCTGGTTGGCCCGGGACCTGGTGAGCGCCATGGTGGCGGCAGGCGTGGTGGGGCTGGGGGTCTCGGCCGTGCTCCTCTTGCTGGACGTGCTCATCTCCGACGTGATCGACGAGGACCACCTGCAGACGGGGCAGCGTCGCGAGGGCATGTACTTCGGCATGCACGCGCTCATCCTGCGGCTCAACGGCATCGCCCAGGCCGCGATCCTGGCCTTCGTGCTGACCCGCTCCGGCTACAGCCCCGACCTGGCCGTCCAGCCGGAGAGCGCCCTGATCGGCCTCCGACTGCTGGTGACGGCAGTGCCGGCGGCCATCCTGGCCATCACGCTGGTCTGGCTGTGGCTGTACCCGCTGCACGGGACGAGGCTGAGCCGCATCCGGGAGGGCGTGCGGCAGCTGCGGGTCGGGGCAAGCGCCCCGCAATCGGCATCCTGA
- the pdxT gene encoding pyridoxal 5'-phosphate synthase glutaminase subunit PdxT has translation MSRLIGVLALQGSVQEHEAALRRLGVQVRRVREPRDLEGLAGLVLTGGESTTLRRLMRDGLTDAILQAHAAGLALMGTCAGLILLATTVVEQAEPGQVPAGRDEAGGGLRLLDVTVARNGYGRQTASFEAPVVLHPPLDGEPFPGVFIRAPRIVALGPQVRTLATCDGQPVAVQSGRVLGCAFHPELTEDLRVHGYFVEVLATAGG, from the coding sequence ATGTCCCGGCTCATCGGCGTGCTGGCGCTTCAGGGGTCGGTGCAGGAGCACGAGGCCGCGCTCCGCAGGCTGGGGGTGCAGGTGCGCCGGGTCCGAGAGCCCCGGGACCTGGAGGGGCTGGCGGGCCTGGTGCTGACCGGGGGCGAGAGCACGACGCTGCGTCGCCTGATGCGAGACGGCCTGACCGATGCCATCCTCCAGGCGCATGCCGCGGGCCTCGCATTGATGGGGACGTGCGCCGGGCTGATCCTGCTGGCCACCACCGTGGTGGAGCAGGCGGAGCCGGGCCAGGTGCCGGCCGGGCGTGACGAGGCGGGTGGGGGGTTGCGGCTGCTGGACGTGACGGTCGCGCGCAACGGCTACGGCCGCCAGACGGCCAGCTTCGAGGCGCCCGTCGTGCTGCACCCGCCACTGGACGGCGAGCCCTTCCCCGGGGTCTTCATCCGGGCGCCACGCATCGTCGCGCTGGGCCCGCAGGTGCGCACCCTGGCCACCTGCGACGGCCAGCCGGTGGCCGTGCAGAGCGGGCGGGTGCTGGGCTGCGCCTTCCACCCCGAGCTGACGGAGGACCTGCGGGTGCATGGCTACTTCGTGGAGGTGCTGGCAACAGCGGGCGGTTGA
- the pdxS gene encoding pyridoxal 5'-phosphate synthase lyase subunit PdxS: MERRTGTWTVKDGLARMLKGGVIMDVTTPEQARIAEEAGAVAVMALERVPADIRAAGGVARMADPDVVEAIKRAVTIPVMAKVRIGHFVEAQILEALEVDFIDESEVLTPADEEHHIDKHAFKVPFVCGARDLGEALRRIAEGAAMIRTKGEAGTGDVVEAVRHLRRVNRQIRELTTLGPEELMARAKELGAPYELVRQVAQEGRLPVVNFAAGGVATPADAALMMQLGADGVFVGSGIFKSADPAARARAIVQAVAHYDDPRVLAEASRGLGEAMPGRAAAQLQAAERLQERGW, translated from the coding sequence ATGGAGAGGCGCACCGGTACCTGGACGGTCAAGGACGGGCTCGCGCGGATGCTGAAGGGGGGCGTCATCATGGACGTCACCACCCCCGAGCAGGCGCGCATCGCCGAGGAGGCCGGTGCCGTCGCGGTCATGGCCCTCGAGCGGGTACCGGCCGACATCCGGGCCGCGGGGGGCGTCGCCCGGATGGCCGACCCCGACGTCGTCGAGGCCATCAAGCGGGCCGTCACCATCCCCGTCATGGCCAAGGTCCGCATCGGCCACTTCGTCGAGGCGCAGATCCTGGAGGCCCTGGAGGTGGACTTCATCGACGAGAGCGAGGTGCTGACCCCGGCCGACGAGGAGCACCACATCGACAAGCACGCCTTCAAGGTGCCCTTCGTCTGTGGCGCGCGCGACCTGGGCGAGGCCCTTCGGCGCATCGCCGAGGGCGCCGCCATGATCCGCACCAAGGGCGAGGCCGGCACGGGTGACGTCGTGGAGGCCGTCCGCCACCTGCGCCGGGTCAACCGGCAGATCCGTGAGCTGACCACCCTGGGTCCCGAGGAGCTGATGGCCAGGGCCAAGGAGCTGGGGGCCCCCTACGAGCTGGTGCGCCAGGTAGCGCAGGAGGGGAGGCTCCCGGTGGTCAACTTCGCGGCTGGCGGCGTGGCCACGCCGGCGGATGCCGCGCTCATGATGCAGCTCGGTGCCGACGGCGTCTTCGTGGGGTCGGGCATCTTCAAGTCGGCCGACCCGGCCGCCCGAGCCCGCGCCATCGTGCAGGCGGTGGCTCACTACGACGACCCGCGCGTCCTGGCCGAGGCATCGAGAGGCCTGGGCGAGGCGATGCCCGGGCGGGCCGCGGCCCAGCTGCAGGCGGCGGAGCGGCTTCAGGAGCGAGGGTGGTGA
- a CDS encoding zinc-dependent alcohol dehydrogenase family protein codes for MRAWTLHRPGHVADRPLTLEERRRPEPGPGEVRLRVLACGICRTDLHIVAGELPPPRLPVVPGHQVVATVEALGSGAQESLPDGIQTGSRVGVAWLHRACGRCAYCLGGRENLCERPRFTGYHADGGYSEWMVAPADALLPIPARYSDVEAAPLLCAGVIGYRSLKVAGVQPGQRLALIGFGASAHLVLQVAVAWGCEVIVFSRGPHHRQLARRLGAVWTGAPGETPPFAADAAISFAPAGGVVPAALQVLRRGGTLAINAVHLEGGLPPLDYALLYHERRLASVANTTRADGREFMALAARLPLRVHAEAVPFTQANEALLRLQAGETEAALVLTMDRHA; via the coding sequence ATGCGTGCCTGGACCCTGCACCGCCCCGGCCACGTGGCGGACCGTCCGCTCACCCTGGAGGAGCGCCGGCGGCCCGAGCCCGGTCCCGGCGAGGTGCGGTTGCGAGTCCTTGCGTGCGGCATCTGCCGCACCGACCTCCACATCGTCGCGGGGGAGCTGCCGCCACCCCGCCTCCCCGTGGTGCCCGGGCACCAGGTCGTGGCCACGGTGGAGGCCCTCGGCAGCGGGGCGCAGGAGAGCCTGCCGGACGGCATCCAGACGGGCAGCCGGGTCGGGGTGGCGTGGCTCCATCGGGCGTGCGGCCGGTGCGCCTACTGCCTGGGGGGCCGGGAGAACCTCTGCGAGCGGCCCCGCTTCACGGGCTACCACGCCGATGGCGGCTACTCGGAGTGGATGGTGGCGCCCGCCGACGCCCTGCTGCCCATCCCTGCCCGGTACTCGGACGTGGAGGCGGCGCCGCTGTTGTGCGCTGGCGTCATCGGGTACCGCTCGCTCAAGGTGGCCGGCGTCCAGCCGGGCCAGCGGCTGGCGCTGATCGGCTTCGGCGCATCCGCGCACCTGGTGCTGCAGGTGGCGGTGGCCTGGGGGTGCGAGGTGATCGTCTTCTCCCGGGGGCCCCACCACCGGCAGCTGGCGCGGCGCCTGGGCGCCGTCTGGACGGGAGCGCCGGGCGAGACGCCGCCTTTCGCGGCGGACGCGGCCATCTCCTTCGCCCCCGCGGGCGGCGTGGTGCCGGCCGCCCTGCAGGTGTTGCGCCGGGGCGGGACGCTGGCCATCAACGCCGTGCACCTCGAGGGAGGTCTTCCTCCCCTGGACTACGCCCTCCTGTACCACGAGCGCCGGCTGGCCAGCGTGGCCAACACGACCCGGGCCGACGGGCGTGAGTTCATGGCGCTGGCGGCCCGCCTCCCGTTGAGGGTCCACGCCGAGGCCGTGCCCTTCACACAGGCCAACGAGGCACTCCTGCGGCTCCAGGCAGGAGAGACCGAGGCCGCCCTGGTGCTGACCATGGATCGGCATGCGTGA